TTTTCTACTCTCaaaaatttatatattgtttgtatttttacttCAATCTAACGCATAATTAGTAATAATTTCATATGCGTAAAATGACTGTAATTCAATGATATAGAATTGGATGAAATTAGGCCGACTGTATATTTAATTGATTGAGTCGCCTTAAAATAACATGAGGCAAACACATTTCTGACATCATCCCAACGAACGATGTTTCTCACATGGCGACAGAAAATGACCAGTTTTGTAACAATGTAAATTTTCtgtgggctggattaaaaaacagAGATGGCCGTATGTGGCCCGGGAGCCACACTTTGCTCATCTAAAGAGTAAAGtcagagcctttttttttttgcaacttccACAATATGTACTACCACaaacctaccgtattttccgccctataaggcgcacctaaaaacctaaaattttctcaaaaaccaacagtgcgccttatagtccggtgcgccttatatatggaccaaattcctaaattcaaactggcccgaagtattgtgtcatgaaatcaatcataagtggcccgctgaagactatgaatcatgactcaaaaagactatggatcattattttatgattataaagtaatttgttccgtctgaagttgaaataaaaaagataaaatggagaatgattagaaatctgacatgatgcattaatggtgcgccttatagtccggtgcgccttatataaggataaagttttaaaatgggccattcattgaaggtgcgccttatagtccggtgcgccttataggccggaaaatacggtaattactgTACTCCAGGGCAACTGTTGGTACTTTTATTAGGTTCAAAAAGTGTTCTCGAGTAGTAAAAGCCAATGTTACAAAAGTAGTGCCTATGGGTATGACCTTGATAAGTATAATTTTACCAATTATGTGGAAAGAGTGCTATAAAATTCAGATTCACAAAAATTCCACAGATTTAACATTGAATCCAATTTAATGAAAACTGTACAAACCTTCAGGGGGGAATTATACTTTAGTGACCAATAAATTGAAGGACGATGTGAGTTGAGTTGAGTTGCTCCTTCTACATGAAACAAAGCAATAAAGGAATGATAGTTTGCTGAGTCAGGAGCAAGTGTCATTTAATGTGTTATTGCCCACAGGGAGGACATGCTAGATTACTGTGGAGAATTTCCCCTTCCCAAGTTATTAAATACTAAATTGTAGTACAATggacatttgaaaaataatatatatgatAAACATCAgtgaaaaataattgtaacattttgtttgtcttttaaatgtcaCTTGATTTTTTTAACCCCAATTTTAATCACTTATTGTGAGTTTTTTGTGTTATGCCAAATTCTATAGCTGAGCTcaacagcgcctctgctggttGTGGTCAAGTACTGCACTCTATTTTGCCTTAACGGCATCAACTCACAATTTATCAACAATCTCCTCTGCGCTCCTGTAATGTTAACAATACATTTGTTGATTACTTAGCCTAAGATCCCTTAGCGGAACCACTTTGACATATTCTATCAGCATTGCAAACATCTTGTATAAAAGGTGTGGTGAACAAGGGATAAGAACACTCTGGGACTCAGATAATAATTCTTTATCTCCAGCTTTACTGTCATATGAGCAGAGTTTCCTCTCTGCCCTCTCTTCTCATGAGAGGAGCCATCTACCTTGCTCACACTCACTCCCACAAATGGATCACTACTCTACCTAATTCACCCAATGGAGAAATTACAGACCCAGAACGGATAAGATGGAGCAGGCAGCGGTTCTGAGGCATGGACTTGCAAACTTGAATGTCTTATGAGCAAAAGCGTGCCTTACTTTGAGCTTTCAAAGGAAACTGGTGGATTTGCAACAAATTTAAGATGCATCATTCACACATAAGTGGATGGAAAAGTGAGAGGGGAAGAAGAGTTCATTGCTGCAATGTTCTTTTACATTTCTCAACTTTTCTAGACTTTCCCAGTTTTTTTTAGAACGTGTTGATTGGGGCTTGACACCTCCAGATCTGAAGAAGTAACACATCAAAGTTTTAGGAGCTTCAATTTGTCACAGTTTATTTTGAGTCATCACAACATCAAACATGAATGTAGTGTATAAAACGGAAAGCTAATCATTATTCTatgtagttttgaatttgtctcaAATGTCTATCGCTGTTTTCATTAAATGCAACTTAGTGACATGTTATGTTCTAACATACAGAAagtgaatatgtgtgtgtgttgtcacatGGCTCTGAAGGCCTGGAGATGCTGGTCGTACTGCTCAGCGATTTCCCGGGCTGTGCGTAGCTGCTTTTCGCACCACTTCACCAGAGCCTGTTGCAACATCTTCACACGGGCATCCTCAAAGTGTTCAATCTGTAAAACAACGTCACTCAATTATCATTAACGTAAGTTCTGATACGCAACAGGTCAAATTTAGGTGACTTACCTCTTGTTTCGCCACTTTACAAACGTGATTAAACTCGGTCTCCACTGTTTTTTTCACCTCCTCCAACTGATGAACAGAGTGAGTCGTAAATATGCAGCTGCACATTTAGCATAAACAGCCTAtatgtttgtttaaaaataaatttataaAATGTCGTTTTTTGTACAAATGCTTTGCTGACACTTGCTGGCCAAAAGCTGTCATTGTCCTACATTAATGCACTCACAGCAGCCTTCTTGACTGGTTTGGCCTTCTCAGCATTCTTTAGGGCAGTTTCCAACTCTACTAGCTTACAGGTCcttctgaaaagcatctcctAGAATCAACAAAGCAGTGCAACTTattaagataaaataaaaaattggtaATTTTAAAAACTTGACATACTTTTTCTGCTTCCTGATAGCGTGACTGCAAATCCAGGCCAAGTCCGAGAGTGCTCACATCATTTTCAGCAACACTTGCCATgctattctgcatgttttaaaaaataataaatattaaaacgttaaaataattaataataatgcattgaggatttaggtgttttttttaatctggaaaaatacaaattaccTTCATTGACTCAAAGACGTCTGATAATTTTACACAAATCCTATAAAATGAAAAGCACCAAattagtatttcttttttttttaaaccaaacttaTGAATACAAAGTTCCATTTCATGTCCAAATGACAGTCTTGAGACTTGTACAGACATACTTAGTAAAAGCTGCTTTGTCAGGATCATCATCCGATTCCACACACAGATGCAGGGCAGTTGCAAAGTGCTCACAGGCCACTGCTATTTCTGTACAAACACACGAGGGTATCAAGCGTGAAAACTGCTTTCAGGATGAATTACACAATAATCATATTGTCAATAGAATATCCTTAACCCTTAAGTTATTGTCAATTGAATGAAATATATTACAGCTATCTTTTACTTTATATGTGGCGTGATCTTACTTTGCTCAGTTTGCACCAGATCCAGGAATTTCTGCCAGgaaaaaaacatgaacaaatgaaaaatggatGTGTAGATGTTGAGTTTCAGGCAAGCGAGGAGTGCTACTCACATCCACCGTGTTTTTGATGCAGCCGGTTAGAGAAAGATTGACGTCCCGTTTAGATTGAAAGAATTCGTCAACATCCTGCAAAGGAGATCACATTTCGAGAATCACACAGTACGAGATGCTGTCATTTCCATAAAGACTCCAAATTAAAAACCTTGTGGCCTTCTTTTCTCATTTCTTCCACAGCTTGACTCAAGCGATTGAAAATGTTTCTCCTGGCTTTCTGTCGACCAGGCGGCTGTACATATATAAAAACAGAATTAAAtggattttgttttcaaatcatgGAACACCAACAATGGCCCGAATACATTATTTGTTTTAATGCTGCTTGCATTGTTCAGGAGGTCAaagatgtgtttgtttgttaacGTCTACAGATGAAGAACTCACATCAGAGCTGGTGAGGAAGATCTCCAAAGCTTTGTTTTTTCTGAGTAGGTTGTGTGCTGCCACTTGGTGGAGGTAATTCTCCAGTGCTGCACAATATGGCTTAAACTCTTCCAAACCAAGGAAACCTGGAAGAAAAGTCCCTTGTTTCAAAGCATTGTACTTAAAACCAGACTCATGAGGACCAGCAATGATAGGACgatttgagtgtttttttttgttttgctcaccAAGCTGTCTGGTGGCCTTTGGTGTTGTGTTCATCTGAGCCTttgcaggaagaggaggaaactTGGTAGGGAAAATAGGAAAACGCTTTTACAATGACTCATTGTTTCCAAAGACAATGTTGGTTTAAACATTTCATAGAAATGACAAATGCATATGGCAAATACAAAATGCACAGTTTGTACTTCAGTGGTACATCAAGAACATAAGCCCCTTTAATCAACAATGTCAATTTCCAAAAGGTGTtacacaaataaaatatatttcttgGTATCTTTCTGCTTCATTGACATGATCTTGATTATATTTATAGCCGAGGCCTTTTAGCCATCCTGTCCCGCTCTACATTTAAATATTTCCTAAAGAGTCTGGAAATCACAAAACACTCACTATGACTCCCTGTATCCCAGGGACATCCTCTTGGTTGAACAGGTTCTGCTGTAGCCATTCAAAGTCCTCATAGGTCCGATCCACGTGGTACTCCCCGGTCCCGGACAGCTAACACCAACAGGAGAGACCAGAGAGTTGTGTTTTATGACACCCAGTCAACTGATTTGATATATATTTGTTATTGTAGTTGTAGCTTGTGGTTTGCAGCGCATGACCACATTGAAATGTGCTGAGTTAGCACAACTTCATTTGGTTGTTGGTTACTTATTCATCAACACTATTGAGGTTTTTGTTTCTGAGAAGAAGTTTGTCTTTGGAAGAAGTTGCTTCACATTCTATAGTTTCTATAGTTTCTTTTGCACAAATTGATGTGATCTTTCTTACTTTTTGAGAGACAATGAGAAAGGTAAGTGCGTCTCCATCTTGTAGAACCTCTGCAACTTTAATGCTATGTCCATGAACACTCAAAGGTGCCTCTTCTTTCACTTCTtcctgtaaaataaaaaatgtgggtCAAGATCTCCAGAGTAAATGGATATATTTTAGAATTGCATTTGACATTACAAAAAAGCTCATTTCTGCTCCATGGACGCCTGCAAGTGTGCAAATGACAGTCACTGTTGTCATAAAGAATATTTCCAGGAACTTACCATCATCGCCAGCCAATATGTTCagtctgctttgtttttgtgctACAAAGAATGTGAATAAGTCCTTTTTTGTTCAGGGCAAAATGTGCATTCAATCTCTGAAGGTCTTCTGTCAGCTGGCTGCAATGAGCCCGAGCTGCAACTGCTGAGAAGGCACAGGATATCCTTTGGGTCAAAGTGCACGTTGCCTTGATGAGAAATGGAGGACAACTGTGCTAAATCTAAAGTGCTGGCCGATGGGGAAAAGGAGTAAATGGTGTGTTAGTCAGTAACTCGGACCTATTTTGACACACCCACATAGGAGAAGGGAGCATGACAGTCCAATCAGtgaccaataaaaaaaagggtTGAATTTACAAGATAGCCAATAAAAAAGCAGTACAGATAGCTACTGcgctaattaaaaaataaaaaccagcTCAAAGTATCATCATTTTTCTCCCAAACAGGTCAAAACTAATAACCATATCCTAATTCTCTCCATCGTGAGAGATGTTCCACCAGAAGgacatttaaaacattttgtcCTTTTGAAATACCTTTCACTATTATTTGACTCAATCTCTAGGGAAtagaaaaaatatcatttgtGTCACAGAAAGTTTTTTAATGTATATAAGCATTTAAACAATTTTATGGCGCATCATTTTTTTCATACCAGGGTTGTCTATCTCTCTTAAATAGTAGGGCTGTTGATTTATTCTCTTTATCCAAACACTTATTTTAGCTCAACTATCAACCATGAGTGCAAATTATTTAGCATTTGTTCAACCATCTCGGAATGTCTCTTCTGCAGCGGCGCccgtatttttttattatttttttatcagggtGGTGCCCAACGGTAAGTTTGcggaaagtcttttttttatctggcCCTCACTTGCCCGTGGCTGTACGTCCAATATTTtgtagttttttgttgttggtttttttgcaTGTGCGGTGGCTGCAAACAGCAGGAGCACGTATGCTTGTGCAAGCATGTTTACATGACAACGTTTTCTTATGCTTTACAAACGAACAACTACGTGACTTCGACTGTGCACTCCCAACGTGTGCCTCGGCGTTATTCAAAACCTCAGAGGCTTTTTGGTAAACAATCGGGCGCATAACTCAGGAAATTTTTATTTGAGAACAGTTCGTCATCCGTGCCGCTAGGGGGTAGAAATGTACGGCGATTGCGGACGCCGAAGAAGAGCTTTCTTTTCCGTGGTGAAAGAACCCGTAAGAGAAAcggaaaacaaaacagcacGTAGGCCTCAAATGAATTCAAACACCTACGTGATCATCTCAAAGTAAAATCATCGTTACTAGTTCGGCGTGTACCACAGTGGCGTGTTTCGCCGTGGTGCTTTGATATTCTGCTCGTATCTATTAGGTAAGGTGGCATTTGTAGTACTTAGCGTGTTAGCAGCTAGCCGTGGCCAGCTAAGGTTAGCGAGCACGATCTTAAGAACGGACGTCAAATGTTCGACGAGATGAATTCAATAATTTGCATGCTAGCTAGATTTTATTTCACTATGAATTTAACTTGTTCGAACCCTTATTGATAGCCgtgtaccttgttgatttgtttgcgtcacgttttttttttgttagttttaGACGTCATACTTGTAAGCTTGTTTGTCCTCTCCGCGGCCGGTTATaatagtaaaaaaacaacaacattactTGCACATGTTATTATTTTAGCTCCATCTAAAGTGGCTCGTAGAGACTTAAATACTGATCGATGCAATGTTTTCAACTAATGATCCAATTCGCCATCTAAAGATTGACATTTTACTTTGACGTCTGCTAGTCAGAAGCTGAGTTGCACATTGTTCATAGAGTAAATGTTTGGCTACAGCTCATGGCAGGTACATTTCCAGCTTCTTACCTTTATGTATATGAAAAGTACTAGAATATTTCAGGGTACATCTAACATTTGTGGAGGGCTAGATATTGaattttattgtcaatttcagtTCTCAgttcctcaatgtctgttttgCAGGTCTTCAATCCGTGACTGAATTCCTCGCAGATATAGTTGCCACAAAGTGCACACCAATGAGTGCTGTATTCTCCTCGAGCTGGGCCCAGCGCCATGCCTGATCGTGACAGCTCCTACCTGTCAGGTGGCGGTGGGAGTGGTAGCAATCTAAGTGAAGAGGGAGGATTGGGCTCTGCTTGCGCTATAGATTGCAGAGTAGGTTCAGAAGGGGGTGTTGGAAGCATGGACGGGGGAGGCTCACTCGGCAATGGCATTAGTTTTGGCCTTGGGGGAGGTGCAATGTTAAACTCTGGATTAATGCTAGATGGGGTGTGCAGGGATTTTATTCGTAATGTTTGTAAGAGAGGCAAACGTTGTCGCTTTAAGCATCCCGATTTTAATGAGGTGCCAGACTTAGGGGTGCAAAAGAATGAATTCATTTTTTGCCACGATTACCAGAATAAAGAATGCTTGCGCATCAACTGTCGCTTTGTACACGGCACGAAAGAAGATGAGGAATATTACAAGAAAAATGGGGAGTTGCCACTTGCGCTGAGAGCAAAAGTTGCAGCACGACTTGGCCTCTCACCCACAGATCTGCCGCATAGTAGAGGGGAGGTCCCAATCTGCAGAGACTTTTTGAAAGGGGAGTGCCAGAGGGGCAGTAAGTGTAAATTTCGTCATGTCCAAAAAGACTATGAATATGATCTCACTGGGCTTGGCGTGAGTGGTTTGCTTGGGGCCGCTGCGAGTGTAATGGTATCTGCAGGAAGTGGCATCGGTGCAGCCGGAGTGAGCGGAGGAGCCAGTGTGGGGATTCCGGGGCTTGTGGGAGGTGTGGCTGGAAATAATATTCTAGGGGTGACCTGCCCAGGCATGAGTGCTTGCAGAGATGCAAGCGTCGCAGGAGTAGGCGTCAGCGCAGGAGTGGCGGGCGTCAGTGCGACAGTAGTCGGCGTCAGTGCGGGAGTAGCGGGCGTCAGTGCGGGTGTAGGTACCGTCAGTGCGGGAGTAGGGCCCGTTAGTGCGCCAGTAGTGAGCGTCAGTGCGCCAGTAGTGAGCGTCAGTGCGCCAGCAGGCCCGTCAGGACAGAGGCGTTTCGACAGGGCCCCGATGTCGGTCTACGAGCCCGTAGTCGAGAGCGGCGTCTTTGACTCGGCTAGCCTGGACAGCCCGCTTGAACAGACCGCCCTCCAGATCAAGAGGCGGCGCTTGGAAAGCTTGCGACTCGCAGACAGCAGCGTCGGTGGCCACTATGACCTCGGGGTCCAGGCTACCTTGCCCACACGCCCGGTGGAGTACAGGTTGTTGGAGGAGGAAAACAACCTGCTGAGGAAGAGAGTGGAAGAGTTGAAGAAACAGGTCAGAACGAGAACACGTTTGAGATCACCGTCGAAAGATTGTTTTTAAGTATGACATCAAGTAGTTCCTTACAAAATGAATTGGAACTGCGACGAAGAAAATGCAAGCTAAAATTCTGTACAAAACAGATCAGAACAAATTGgtaagaaatgtatttttttaatgaagtaaGTCAGTCCCCTGAAAGTTTACAATAAATACATCAAGTCTACCACTACATTGCaattttgaattgaatttgaTGACTTGTTGAGCGTTAACAAGAACTACAACCTGGCTCCTGTTCCTTCCCCCAGGTTGCCAACCTCATTTCTACCAATGACGTTCTCTTGGAGCAGAACGCCCAATTCCGCGGTCAGGCAACAGTGATGACAGCCGCCCAGACTGAGCAGACCCTGGTACCTCCAGTGGGTGCGATCAGCTCGTACAACCACGGCATCGCCCAGACTCACACCACGCTGAGCAGCACCGGGCTGCAGCCTCGACCCGTCACCCAGCAAGATCTGGTGGCGTCCACCGGTGCTTCCGCGGCGCCCCCTAACAACGCGGCGCCACCCCCACATCTGAACCCCGAAATTACGCCGCTGTCGGCCGCTCTGGTGCAGACCATCGCCCAGGGGATGGCGCCTCCAGTTTCTATGGCACCGGTGGCGGTGTCCGTGGCTCCGGTGGCCGTGTCTATGTCCATGACGCAGCCTCTGCCGGGCATCACCATGAGCCATGCCACAACGCCCATGGTGTCCTATCCCATTGCCAGTCAGAGCATGAGGATCACCACTCTGCCTCATATTACCTGATAAGTGGTAATGATCCGACCCTCAAGCCAAAACAGATCTTCAAACTGACTGTTTTACGGCtacattgacaaaaaaaaaatgtaacaataCATGGATACAAGTTTCAAATTGTTCTATTACGAGAATAAAGTTCAACTAATACGAGAAGAACTAAATTGGCTCATCTCTTGATTGTTCAGTCTGATCTGACAGAAAATGTTTAAGAGCTACTCATGATTGATGAATATGTACAGTAGTCAACTACGCTGGCTGCTGGTTTCAGACTTGCAGAGTCATTTTGAAAGTCTCCAGTTATAGTAGCTACATGGAgttgatttgttttgttgttttatttagtAAAACATCTTTATTCTTCTTGTGGTAATGACTTTATTCTCGTATTATAAAAACGTTTTTCTTATAATTCTGCTatttacatttccctttattgtcTACTGATTGCATTTAATCCGATTGCGGATCAAGTTAAACCTATGTTACCCTCTAGAGAGCAGTAAAGAAACATTTGGCCCTTGACTTTTAGCTAATGACGCAACggacgtttttttcccccccttgattattgtaaacacaaaaaaatgttaaaatgcTAAAAACTGATCATCGCATTTTTGTTTACACTTGCACTAGACTAGTTGTGGATTAGTTGATCAACACCTAAACTCTGCACGACAATTCAAAAGCAAGTGGTGTGGTTTGTCTGAAGTCAtgcgcacacaaaataaacacgatgTGATAACCAGGAGCAAAGCTTTCTTCAACATCTCTTTGACTTAAAAGGGTGGAGTCACGTTGTCTAAACTTGCTTTAATACTTTCAACTTTCACAGCAGCACGACATCCGTGTCTCGACGATTCTGAATTGAGTGATGCCAATTTGCTCTTTACATGATCGTCGATCGGTCGTAAGCAGTCAAGGACGCATTTTGTTCCAGTGGGCGTGTTTTCTGCGCGATAACGGGACGGAGGAAGACAGAGGAACAGAACTCAACAGCGAACGACTTGTGCAAACCTAACCGCAAAACCACGTCAACCAGGCGGATTTAGCAATCACCTTAAATATGCGGTTCGGATCCTGAACTAATCACAGCTACAATCTGTGTTTTGATACTTTACTTTTTCTTGAACGGTTGCTTGACGCGTTGAAATGTCGGCCGATTAAGTCAGTATAAAGGGATTTTTAcgggttttttttcattctgtacCATATTTATTAAGGGATTCGTCTGCGAGCTCAAAGACTTAAAAGGACAATGCAGAGCGAGAAATCGGAGCCGAAAGTCGACGAGGGTTCGGGCCCGGACAATCCCGAGATGAGCGCGTCGAGTGACGGCACCGAAGTGCAGCCTCTTCCCCGGGCCAAGGGGATGAACGCCGTGGCGGTGTTATGGACTTTTGGGAAGTGCCTGGGAGCTTTGCTTCCCGT
This genomic interval from Syngnathus typhle isolate RoL2023-S1 ecotype Sweden linkage group LG11, RoL_Styp_1.0, whole genome shotgun sequence contains the following:
- the si:dkey-28n18.9 gene encoding sorting nexin-6; the protein is MMEEVKEEAPLSVHGHSIKVAEVLQDGDALTFLIVSQKLSGTGEYHVDRTYEDFEWLQQNLFNQEDVPGIQGVIFPPLPAKAQMNTTPKATRQLGFLGLEEFKPYCAALENYLHQVAAHNLLRKNKALEIFLTSSDPPGRQKARRNIFNRLSQAVEEMRKEGHKDVDEFFQSKRDVNLSLTGCIKNTVDKFLDLVQTEQKIAVACEHFATALHLCVESDDDPDKAAFTKICVKLSDVFESMKNSMASVAENDVSTLGLGLDLQSRYQEAEKEMLFRRTCKLVELETALKNAEKAKPVKKAALEEVKKTVETEFNHVCKVAKQEIEHFEDARVKMLQQALVKWCEKQLRTAREIAEQYDQHLQAFRAM
- the zc3h10 gene encoding zinc finger CCCH domain-containing protein 10, with the protein product MPDRDSSYLSGGGGSGSNLSEEGGLGSACAIDCRVGSEGGVGSMDGGGSLGNGISFGLGGGAMLNSGLMLDGVCRDFIRNVCKRGKRCRFKHPDFNEVPDLGVQKNEFIFCHDYQNKECLRINCRFVHGTKEDEEYYKKNGELPLALRAKVAARLGLSPTDLPHSRGEVPICRDFLKGECQRGSKCKFRHVQKDYEYDLTGLGVSGLLGAAASVMVSAGSGIGAAGVSGGASVGIPGLVGGVAGNNILGVTCPGMSACRDASVAGVGVSAGVAGVSATVVGVSAGVAGVSAGVGTVSAGVGPVSAPVVSVSAPVVSVSAPAGPSGQRRFDRAPMSVYEPVVESGVFDSASLDSPLEQTALQIKRRRLESLRLADSSVGGHYDLGVQATLPTRPVEYRLLEEENNLLRKRVEELKKQVANLISTNDVLLEQNAQFRGQATVMTAAQTEQTLVPPVGAISSYNHGIAQTHTTLSSTGLQPRPVTQQDLVASTGASAAPPNNAAPPPHLNPEITPLSAALVQTIAQGMAPPVSMAPVAVSVAPVAVSMSMTQPLPGITMSHATTPMVSYPIASQSMRITTLPHIT